TAACCCTCAGAATAATTGCGGTTGAAATAGTTGTATGTCTTACTTAGAATGCAAAAAATGGTTAATCATAATTTGCCTCTGTTTGAGCCAAAATTTTATAGAAAGGTCGACTTCAGTAATTTTCCTGGGTTCCCACGCTCGTTGTAGCCATTGTTAAAGGGTGAGTCTGTCACAATGGAGAGGAATTACAAGCGGTTTAAACCCCAGATCGTAACTTTGGGTAGAAGGTGGAGAATGCTAGCTGCTAGATTAAACTGTTATCCCAGGTAATGCGCCAACAATAGTTTTCGGAATTTTTTAGTTGTTCTTTGTGTAGTTAATCAGTTATTTGCTGACTTTTTGGTAATCTTAACAAATGCTCTATCTTAGAAATCTAATTTATCACCCTACAGCCTGCCCAACAGCGATTCTTAAATCAATCAATCTGGAATTAGCGCCCCAACAGATGGGTTTGATCATTGGCCCAAGTGGTTCTGGTAAAAGTACCTTACTAGAAATTTTATCTGGACTAGCCGAACCAACTGGTGGCGGAGTCTTCTGGCGAGAACAAGAACTGATTGCCGAACAGCTACAACAATTGGCTGGGTTAGTGTTTCAATTTCCAGAACGGCACTTTTGTGGCGGATCTATTTTAGAAGAATTGCGTTTAGGGCATCCTGAGTTAGGATCAGAGCGAGTCAGACAAGCACTTAGTGAAGTGGGATTAGAGCATTTATCAATCTCCGCAGCACCTCATGCCTTAAGTGGTGGTCAGCAGCGTCGCTTAGCCTTGGCGGTACAATTGATTCGCCAGCCCAATCTACTATTACTAGATGAACCCACAGCCGGATTGGATTGGTCAATGCGGCGACAACTAGTAAATTTATTGGCGAAACTCAAACAAGATTGGACACTGCTGGTAGTGACACATGATGCTGGGGATATGTTAGCGATCGCAGACCGTTGCTGGACACTAAACCACGGTGAGCTAGAATCAGTTGATCCAGAGACACTAAGAGCCAAAGTCAAAGAACCTCTACCAGCAGCATGAGGCGGGGCAGAGGGGCAAGGGAGCAGGGGGCAGGGGGCGGAGGAGAGAAGCAGAATAACTACTGGCAAATGCCCCCATGCCCAATAACAAATGACAAATG
This region of Nostoc sp. UHCC 0302 genomic DNA includes:
- a CDS encoding energy-coupling factor ABC transporter ATP-binding protein, with the protein product MLYLRNLIYHPTACPTAILKSINLELAPQQMGLIIGPSGSGKSTLLEILSGLAEPTGGGVFWREQELIAEQLQQLAGLVFQFPERHFCGGSILEELRLGHPELGSERVRQALSEVGLEHLSISAAPHALSGGQQRRLALAVQLIRQPNLLLLDEPTAGLDWSMRRQLVNLLAKLKQDWTLLVVTHDAGDMLAIADRCWTLNHGELESVDPETLRAKVKEPLPAA